Part of the Cystobacter ferrugineus genome, TGCTCGGCGGAGATGCTGCCGCCGTGCTTGCGCACCAGCTCGAACAGGGTGGGGTCCGCCTGCTTGGTGTGCGCGAGGAACTCGGCCTTCTCCATGCCCTCGGGCTTCATGATGTTGATGTGCAGGTTGCCGTCCCCGATGTGGCCGAACAGGGCGATCTCCCAGTCCGGGTAGCGCTCGCGGAAGACCGCGTCCAGCTCGGAGCAGAAGGCCTCCAGCCCGGCCACCGGCAGCGACACGTCGTTCTTGTGGGGCAGCCCCGTGGCCGACAGGCTCTCGCTGATGCTCTCGCGCAGCGCCCACAGCTCACTGGCCTGCGAGGGGCTCTGCGCCAGGGTGCCGTCCGTCACCAGCCCGCGCTCGAAGAGCGAACCCAGCCACTCCTCCACCGCGGCGGCGTCCTTGCCCTCGGCCTCCATCAGCACGTAGCAGCCACTGGGCGCCTCGAAGGGCGAGCGCAGCTTGCGGTGGCGCTGCACGCGCGCGAGGCACTTGTCGGTGAAGAACTCGTAGGCGCTCAAGAGCAGCGGCGCGCGGCGCGCCTCGCGGAACAGCCGCAGCACGGCGGCCACGTCCGGCACGGCGAAGAGGAACACGTCCTGCTTGCCCGGCAGCGGCGTGAGCTTGAGGGTGGCCTCGGTGATGATGCCGAGCGTGCCCTCGCTGCCGATGAAGAGCTGGCGCAGGTCCACCCCGGTGTTGTTCTTCTCCAGCGAGCCGTTGAGCTCCAGCACCTTGCCCTGGGCCGTCACCACCTGCAGGCCGAGCACCCACTGGCGGGTGAGGCCATAGCGGATGACCTTCACGCCGCCCGCGTTGGTGGCGATGTTGCCGCCCACCTGGCTGGAGCCCTTGGAGGCGAAGTCCACCGGCCAGGTGAGGCCATGCTCGGCGCAGTGCTGGTGCACCGCCTCCGTCACCGCGCCCGCCTGCACCCGCACCGTGTTGCCCAGGAGCTCCACCGGCTCCATCCGGGTCATCCGCCGCAGCGACAGCACCAGCTCGCCCCGCGCGGCCACCGCGCCCGCCGCGAGCCCCGTGCGCCCACCGGAGGGCACCACGGGGACACGGTGCGCGTCGCACAGGGCGAGCAGGCGCGCCACCTCCTCGGTGGTGCGCGGAAAAGCCACCGCCGAGGGCGCGGGCGTATGGACCCGGGTCCAATCGCGTCCGTACTCCTGGAGTTCGCTCGGCTCGCGGGTGAGGAAGTCCGCCGGGAACCCTTCGGCCACGGCGCGCAGGAACGCTTCGGGAAGCACATCGGCCATGAGCCGAGCACTAGTGCAGCGGGCTCGCCATGGCAAGCCAACGAGCACGCGAGGAAGCGCTGCCTAACGGGGCGTTCCCGCGTCACCCGGCGCGGGCGCGCCAGGCGGGGGCACGGCGACCCCGGCATCCACCGGCGAGGAGCCGCCCGTCGAGGACTGCGCCGGCTGCTCCGGGGCCGGGGCGGGCACCGCGCCCCCATCGGTGGGCGACGCCGGCCCCGCCACGACCTGGTCCGGGGAAGGCGGCGTGCCGCCCGGAGACGGTGTCGCGGCGGGCTCCTGCGGGGGGGCGGACAGCGTGGGCTCGTCGAGAGGGAGAACGGGCGGCGGCGCGATCACGGGAGAAGAGCCAGGAGACGCCGCGTCGGTGGGAACGGATGGGGTGGGCCCGGCCGCGGCGGGCGTCTCCCCCGAGGGAGCGACGTCCTTCGACGACTCCACCACCTGCTTGAGGCGGGCGAGTCCCTGCTCGATGCCAGCGCCCAGGCGGGAGCGGATGAAGGGCGCCAAGTAGCGCCGCAGGGGACTGCGGCCGAGGGTTCCCTCATCCACCCACGTCACCTGGGTGCCCCCCTCCACGGACGCGAGGGAGATGCGGCCTCGCGCGGAGAACCGGCCTCCGCCCAACGATGCCTGGTAGCTCACGCCCGTCTTCGGGTCCGCCTCGGAGAGGGAGAGCGTTCCACGGCCCAGGGGGCCCCCCTCCCAGGTCCGCACCGAGCCCACGCCCAGCTCAGGCCCTCCGAACATCCACTGCTCACCCGGGTAGCGCTCCGCGTTCCAGGGCGTCCACTCCCCCCAGCGCCGCGGTTGGGCCACCTGGGCGTACACCGCCTCGGAGGGGGCGAGGATGAGCAGCGAACGCTCGACACGGTACGTCGTCGGCAGCACCAGGCCAATGACGAGCAGGAGCCCCAGCAGGCTCGCGAAGGCGATGAGGATCTTCTTGAGCATCGAGCGATTCCAGGGGCCGGTGCACCCGGATGGCGCACCGTAGCAGAACCCACCTCCCGCCCGTACCCCGTCCTCCAGGGCCCCCCGCGAATTCCCGCACGGGCCTTCTCTCCATCATCGGGCTCGCGAATAATCCGCCCCCCTGCCCCGGCGATGCCCCCCTTCCTCCCTTCCCACAAGGCCGTCCCTCCCCCCCGTGGACTGCTCGCGTTGCTGCTCCTGGGCCTTCCCCTGGGCAGCGCGTCGGCGCAGGAGCCGGAAGACGAGGACCCACCGCCGGAGACCGAAGTCACGCGGCCGGCGCCCGCTCCCGTCAGTCCCGACACCGAGCCCGAGTGGAAGACGCGCTTCGGGGCGAGGCTGTTGGTGGGTGCTCCCGATGGCATGGGCGCCGCCCTGCTCATCCACCCGAGGTCCTGGCTCCGGGTGCACGCGGGAGCGGCGAGGAACAGCCTGGGAATCGGCGTGCGCGCGGGGGTGGATCTGCTACCCGTGCGGCTGCTCGTCTCGCCCGTGCTGGGACTGGAGTATGGGCACACCTTCCGCGCGGACTATGGGCGGCTGCTCACGCGACTGCACGGCCAGCCCACCACACCCGTCACGGGCATCCGCCAGGTGGATTACGACCAGTTGAACATCAGCGTGGGTCTGGAGTTCTCGCCCTGGCGCCACGTGACCTTCTTCGGCGGTGCCGGCATCAGCTACTGGTTCCTCGGGGTGAGGGACGCCACGGCCTTCATCCGCGAGGCGGAGGCCGGGGAGGAAGACCCGTCGCTCACCGCCAGGCCCCTGCTGATCAACATCTCCAGTCCCGTGGTGAGGCTCGGCCTCATCGTCTACTTCAACTGACGGGGTGTCCCGCGTGCCCGCCCTTGCCCGAGTCCTCCTGCTGACCGCCACCGCGCTGCTCGCCTCCGGCTGCCGGAAGATCGCCGACACCTTCTTCGTGGTGACGGCCGAAACCGAGGAGATCTGCCAGAGCGAGTCCGACGTGTCGTTCTCCGGCGCCACGCCGGGCCAGGAGACACTCGAGCGGACCGTGGAGGTTCCCCTGGGGCAGATCGGCCAGGATCTGCCCGAGGGACGGCTCGACACGGCTCTGTCGTTGCAGTTGTTCACGCTCGAGGTCACGGGCGGGGACGCGGACCTCAGCAAGCTCCAGACGGTGAAGGTCTCGCTGCGCCGCCAGGGCTCGACGGAGCTCATCCGGACACTGCTGGAGTACAGCCAGCCCTCGCAGGCGTTCTCTCCGAATCTGCTCGCCCTGCGAGCGGTGGAGGCGACGAGCGTGCCCGATCTGGCGCGGGACGAGCGGCTGGAGCTGGTGCTCGAGGCGCGCGGGACCCTGCCCGCCCAGGCGTGGACGGCGAACCTCCGGGCGTGCGTGGGAGTGCGCGCCGAGGTGCACTCCTTCAAGTTCATCTTCTGACGCCCGCGCCCAACCGGAACGCCACCCACTCGCGCGCCCGGGTGTTGGCCTGGAGCAGGAAGTCGAAGTGCCCGGCCTGGATCCGCCGCACCAGCACCTCGTCGCGGGCGATGATGTCGGCGGCGTCCCAGGGAAAGGTCCGGGGCGGAGGCAGATCCTCGCTGTCGGCCATGGAGGAGGGAGCGACCTCCAGGTAGCGCGCGTACGTGGCGAGGAACCGGTCCACGCTCGAGGCCACGGGGATGGCGTACAGCGACTCGTACACGTCGACCCACACCACCGGCTGTACCCCCTCGGCGTCCGCCCGCTCGGGCACCGTGGCGTAGCAGTAGGCCAGCCGGTCGTCCTTGCCGAACACGAGCAGGGAGCCGAAAGGTGCTGCCCAGTCCCGGCGCCAGTGGGCGTTCACCCGGTGCAGATCCGGCCGCCGCTCGTGCCGGAGCGGGAAGAGGAACAGCTCGCCGTGGATCCACAGATAGCCCGTGCGCGAGTGGACGGCCGCCAACTGGGGGTCCATCGGCTGCCCGGCCACGAAGCCCTCCCTCCGGCGGCCCGGGGCCAGGGGCGGCTCCAACTTCAGGGGGTGGTCTCGGGAAAGACAGACCTCCAACAGGCGCTCGAAGCCAGGCAGCGCGATCGCGGACGGCATGACGGGATTCTCCTCGGGGGGTGTCCTCTGCGGTCACCTTACTGTAGATGACGGCGAAGGTCATGTCACGAACCTGGCCGAAGCGCCCCCGGACCGGTGCGGCTCGTGGTAGGCAGCGGGGGCCATGGACTCCACGCGAACCGCTCCTCGAATCCTCGTCGTCGGCTGTGGTGGCATCGGCGGCGTCCTGCTGTCACGTCTGCTGGAGTCGGGCCGGAAGGTCTCCGCGGTGGCCCGCCGCGAGGAGATCGCCCAGGTGCTGCGCACGCGCGGCCCGGTGCTGCGCGACTCGCGGGGCGAGCGCACCGTGAAGGGTGAGCTGGAGGTCTTCGTCCAGCCGCCCGCTCGAGGGGCCTACGACTTCCTCCTGCTGGCCACGCCGCCCACCGGGGTGGAGGAGGCGGCCCGGGACACGGCGCACCTGCTCGCGCCCGGAGGCGCCATGGCGGTGCTCCCCAACGGGCTGTGCGAGGAGCGGGTGGCCGCCATCGTGGGCGAGGAGCGGGTCATCGGCACCATCGTCGCCTGGGGCGCCTCGTCACCCGCGACGGGCGTCTACGAACAGACGGCCGTGGGCGGCATGGTGCTCGGCACGCTCCGGGGCGAGAAGGATGCGCGCCTGGAGCGCCTGGCCGAGGTGCTGCGCGCGGTGGGCCCCGTGGACTTCACCACCAATCTGCGCGGCGCGCGCTGGAGCAAGCTGGGCATCAACTGCGCCATCTCCACCCTGGGCACCGTGGGGGGCAGCCGGTTGGGTCCGCTCCTGCGCCACCGTTTCATCCGCGAGCTGGCGCTGGACATCTTCACCGAGGTGGTCCAGGTGGCGCGCGCCGAGGGCGTGAAGCTGGAGAAGGTGGCGTCCTCGCTGGGGCTGGACTGGCTCGCGCTGAGCGATTCCGAGCGGCACGCGTGGGGCTCGCCGTCGCTGGTGCTCAAGCACGCGGCCCTGCTCGCCGTGGGCCTGCGCTACCGCCGGATGCGCTCGTCCATGCTGGCGGCGATCGAACGGGGGCGGGAGCCCCCCGTGGACTTCCTCAATGGTGAAGTCGTGCGGCATGCGCGCGCACACGCCCTCGCGGTGCCGGTGAACGAGCAGTTGCTGGAGGCGGTGCATGCCATGGCCCGGCGGCAGCTCACGCCCGGCGTGGAGACGCTGCGCCACATCCACGAGCGGACACGTCCGAAGGGGCCCTGACAGGCCGGAAGTTGGACGGAACGCCAGGGCGCCCGTAGGAAGGAAGGCGTGCGGCGCAAACGGGCCAACAGGGCCAACAGGTTTCCCTGG contains:
- a CDS encoding FAD-binding oxidoreductase, with product MADVLPEAFLRAVAEGFPADFLTREPSELQEYGRDWTRVHTPAPSAVAFPRTTEEVARLLALCDAHRVPVVPSGGRTGLAAGAVAARGELVLSLRRMTRMEPVELLGNTVRVQAGAVTEAVHQHCAEHGLTWPVDFASKGSSQVGGNIATNAGGVKVIRYGLTRQWVLGLQVVTAQGKVLELNGSLEKNNTGVDLRQLFIGSEGTLGIITEATLKLTPLPGKQDVFLFAVPDVAAVLRLFREARRAPLLLSAYEFFTDKCLARVQRHRKLRSPFEAPSGCYVLMEAEGKDAAAVEEWLGSLFERGLVTDGTLAQSPSQASELWALRESISESLSATGLPHKNDVSLPVAGLEAFCSELDAVFRERYPDWEIALFGHIGDGNLHINIMKPEGMEKAEFLAHTKQADPTLFELVRKHGGSISAEHGIGLLKKDYLSYSRSPAELEMLRTLKRALDPNNILNPGKIFDV
- a CDS encoding autotransporter outer membrane beta-barrel domain-containing protein → MLLLGLPLGSASAQEPEDEDPPPETEVTRPAPAPVSPDTEPEWKTRFGARLLVGAPDGMGAALLIHPRSWLRVHAGAARNSLGIGVRAGVDLLPVRLLVSPVLGLEYGHTFRADYGRLLTRLHGQPTTPVTGIRQVDYDQLNISVGLEFSPWRHVTFFGGAGISYWFLGVRDATAFIREAEAGEEDPSLTARPLLINISSPVVRLGLIVYFN
- a CDS encoding SRPBCC family protein, translating into MLKKILIAFASLLGLLLVIGLVLPTTYRVERSLLILAPSEAVYAQVAQPRRWGEWTPWNAERYPGEQWMFGGPELGVGSVRTWEGGPLGRGTLSLSEADPKTGVSYQASLGGGRFSARGRISLASVEGGTQVTWVDEGTLGRSPLRRYLAPFIRSRLGAGIEQGLARLKQVVESSKDVAPSGETPAAAGPTPSVPTDAASPGSSPVIAPPPVLPLDEPTLSAPPQEPAATPSPGGTPPSPDQVVAGPASPTDGGAVPAPAPEQPAQSSTGGSSPVDAGVAVPPPGAPAPGDAGTPR
- a CDS encoding ketopantoate reductase family protein, with translation MDSTRTAPRILVVGCGGIGGVLLSRLLESGRKVSAVARREEIAQVLRTRGPVLRDSRGERTVKGELEVFVQPPARGAYDFLLLATPPTGVEEAARDTAHLLAPGGAMAVLPNGLCEERVAAIVGEERVIGTIVAWGASSPATGVYEQTAVGGMVLGTLRGEKDARLERLAEVLRAVGPVDFTTNLRGARWSKLGINCAISTLGTVGGSRLGPLLRHRFIRELALDIFTEVVQVARAEGVKLEKVASSLGLDWLALSDSERHAWGSPSLVLKHAALLAVGLRYRRMRSSMLAAIERGREPPVDFLNGEVVRHARAHALAVPVNEQLLEAVHAMARRQLTPGVETLRHIHERTRPKGP